In Calliopsis andreniformis isolate RMS-2024a chromosome 9, iyCalAndr_principal, whole genome shotgun sequence, the genomic window AAATGCAACTAGACTATTCGCCTCGAAACGTGGGAAGGGAAACGGAAGAATGAAACGTAGAAAAAAGAGAAACCGAGGAAGTGGAGCTAGAACGCCACTGTCATCTCTTGCTATAAGCTCGTTgctttttttactattttcctTGCGCAAAAAATCTAACTTAGCACACAGTAGCGGACAAAaaaggaaatttaaaaattaaacggAACACAAGGGCGCAATAATTTTGCAAAAGAGGTACAGAATACCTATCTAATGATATCCCAGAAGATATAACTATTGTCAATATGAATACGCCAATGAGATTCCGATTTTAAACTCTCTTCTGTCTACTACTGTACGCCATTTATTATTCCCTGATCTTCCCTCAACCTCCCTTCCCtcaaaaactcaatcgtcaatataatCTCGACCTCCAAAACTTACCATGCACCCCTTAAAACGTCCGAGCTTATAGCGAAAGAGTACCTTAACTTCTCCCATAACCTCGATGGTTCTCAACGAAGCAAAGGCCAGGAGAAACTCGTTCGAACATTCCCGCAGCCAGCAGAGCCTTATCTCCATAAGAAACTACCTTGTCATCTCGCGAGGACCCCCATCCCTAACGCACTAACGTTAGGAATTCGAATTTGGAATCGAAACGTGTGGCGTCGGTTCATGGAGGTTCTCGCTTCTCGACCGTCGCCGAGCCGACGACGATCGATGACGGATCAGTCGGTGACGGTTGTGCGTGTACACGGTCCGCCTGAAGGTCTCCGTCGTGTCCTCGTCGCCCGACGAGGAGGGAAGCTGCGCCGTGAATGAGCACGACCGACGAGGTCGAAGGAATGCGCTTGAAGATCGACGCGTGCCGATGAACGTCGATCCCCAGTAGAGGACTGCCCTTTCCTGCCGATCGCAGGATAAGTCCCTTATTGATTGCAGGGCGGCGAGGCGTGACTCTGGGGGTGATTCCTGGCGGAGGCGTGGGTCGCCTCGCGCTTCAGCCTCTGCTTCAGGTGCACCTTGGCGTGTCGCTTCTTCTCGTCGCTCCTGGCGAACTTTCGGCCGCATTGATCACAGCAGAACGGCTTCTCGCCGGTGTGGGTCCTGACGTGGGTGGTCAGGTGGTCGCTCCTGGAGAAGGAGCGCATGCAGATGCGACACTGGAAGGGTTTTTGCCCGGTGTGGATGCGTATGTGCCGCGTGAGTTCGTCGCTGCGCGAGAACCTGCGATCACAACCGTCTACTGGACAGGCATAGGGTCGCTCGTGGACTGGGGTCTTGCTGGGTCTGTTGGGATACTTTCGAGGCTTCACTGGGACCAGTCGAAGCGGCAGAGCACTCTGCTGGTACACTTGTGAGAGGATCTCGTGTCCCTTAGAGGTACTGGGATTATACTCAGCCAGTTGGACACCTGTAGTCCCGGCCGAGGGTGGTTGCGGTTGCTGCTGTTGGCTCGGTTGaggttgttgttgttgctgctgcggtTGAACCGTGGGTCCATAACCACCTGTTCCAGTGGGCTCCTGCTTCAGCGTCGTCTCTTGATGGTGGTGATGAGGATGGTGGTGCGAGAGGAGATTCGGGTCGTAAGCCTCTTCGTGCGCTGTGAGCCAGCCGGCAGGAGTGGTAGTCGGCGTATCGTGGTACCCTGGTGGCGGGGGTGGCTTCGATTCGACCTGCAAAAGTTCGACGGTCTCGCCGCCGTAGGGAGCCGAGTGTAGAGTGGGGTGAAGGAACGGCTGACCCGTCAAGGTCAGCGTCGGCGAGGGCAACGGGCCCCAGAGTTCCTGACTGGtgggttgttgttgttgttgctgctgctgttgcggcTGCTGTTGATTCTGCAgcgtgttgaggggtgaggactgcgtGCAGGTGGTGGTGAAGACGCCGCGGTAGGTCAGCGTGGGCACGTTGCA contains:
- the LOC143183007 gene encoding uncharacterized protein LOC143183007 isoform X1; translation: MTMDGMEVVGSQPHAATSPFLLSSPPLGHHHHHHHHATFNLQTVQLSFDACLPYNSATSSNSIVCGVGGTSTPAPTTCTSSTSCNKTIPTLSLATCVPLHSQHQSNTDNSEHLNRHHQHHHHQRLDDHQHHRHVDASSPASDSTDGKRRLQAGNEEKDCSRDCRDDLQEPIEKDKPGDLNTPVTTSSDLPSFFGPSALVEPPPISGSLAGEDLSLEEATAEDDETTTSASRDHRHHHHQESHDTSTPGAPPSASPPRHHQAQEDADRCNVLQGGVILYSSPHSTSSVSSTPATSVNICNVPTLTYRGVFTTTCTQSSPLNTLQNQQQPQQQQQQQQQPTSQELWGPLPSPTLTLTGQPFLHPTLHSAPYGGETVELLQVESKPPPPPGYHDTPTTTPAGWLTAHEEAYDPNLLSHHHPHHHHQETTLKQEPTGTGGYGPTVQPQQQQQQPQPSQQQQPQPPSAGTTGVQLAEYNPSTSKGHEILSQVYQQSALPLRLVPVKPRKYPNRPSKTPVHERPYACPVDGCDRRFSRSDELTRHIRIHTGQKPFQCRICMRSFSRSDHLTTHVRTHTGEKPFCCDQCGRKFARSDEKKRHAKVHLKQRLKREATHASARNHPQSHASPPCNQ
- the LOC143183007 gene encoding uncharacterized protein LOC143183007 isoform X2 — protein: MTMDGMEVVGSQPHAATSPFLLSSPPLGHHHHHHHHATFNLQTVQLSFDACLPYNSATSSNSIVCGVGGTSTPAPTTCTSSTSCNKTIPTLSLATCVPLHSQHQSNTDNSEHLNRHHQHHHHQRLDDHQHHRHVDASSPASDSTDGKRRLQAGNEEKDCSRDCRDDLQEPIEKDKPGSLAGEDLSLEEATAEDDETTTSASRDHRHHHHQESHDTSTPGAPPSASPPRHHQAQEDADRCNVLQGGVILYSSPHSTSSVSSTPATSVNICNVPTLTYRGVFTTTCTQSSPLNTLQNQQQPQQQQQQQQQPTSQELWGPLPSPTLTLTGQPFLHPTLHSAPYGGETVELLQVESKPPPPPGYHDTPTTTPAGWLTAHEEAYDPNLLSHHHPHHHHQETTLKQEPTGTGGYGPTVQPQQQQQQPQPSQQQQPQPPSAGTTGVQLAEYNPSTSKGHEILSQVYQQSALPLRLVPVKPRKYPNRPSKTPVHERPYACPVDGCDRRFSRSDELTRHIRIHTGQKPFQCRICMRSFSRSDHLTTHVRTHTGEKPFCCDQCGRKFARSDEKKRHAKVHLKQRLKREATHASARNHPQSHASPPCNQ
- the LOC143183007 gene encoding uncharacterized protein LOC143183007 isoform X3; this translates as MLALAMRREHTTGRSNYEPANPLAGFEHLQHNNGNPFTVVPSSSEGRLRDSGPEPDGELQEFVDIAQVQQLLQQQQQQQQQQQQQQPQQHHHHHHQQQVAAAASCIWGAVYPPPPPALGYHHHHHHHHHPLPPPSGSLAGEDLSLEEATAEDDETTTSASRDHRHHHHQESHDTSTPGAPPSASPPRHHQAQEDADRCNVLQGGVILYSSPHSTSSVSSTPATSVNICNVPTLTYRGVFTTTCTQSSPLNTLQNQQQPQQQQQQQQQPTSQELWGPLPSPTLTLTGQPFLHPTLHSAPYGGETVELLQVESKPPPPPGYHDTPTTTPAGWLTAHEEAYDPNLLSHHHPHHHHQETTLKQEPTGTGGYGPTVQPQQQQQQPQPSQQQQPQPPSAGTTGVQLAEYNPSTSKGHEILSQVYQQSALPLRLVPVKPRKYPNRPSKTPVHERPYACPVDGCDRRFSRSDELTRHIRIHTGQKPFQCRICMRSFSRSDHLTTHVRTHTGEKPFCCDQCGRKFARSDEKKRHAKVHLKQRLKREATHASARNHPQSHASPPCNQ